The genome window CGAAAAGCTAGCCTGCCAGTACGACGGTGAGGACATGGAAATCGGTTTCAACGCCAAGTTTCTGACCGAGATGCTCAGCAACATCGACTCCGAGGAAATCACCCTGGAGCTGAGCACGCCCAACCGCGCCGGCCTGCTCATGCCCACTACCCCCGACGACAACGAGAGCATCCTGATGCTGGTAATGCCGGTGATGTTGAACAACTACGTCTAAGCACGGATTCAGACGGATTTTTCGAATAGCACGGGTTCATTCTGTGAGTCGAGAAGTCCGTCTTTTCTTTTGACCGATCAGGTTAATAGTTGTGAAACTGGGTCTGTGAGTATCCTCCACCACTAGTGGAAAATACGCGGCGTGCGGCCCGAAACGGAAGGCCACACGAAGCCGCGAAATCCGAATAATCCGTTTAAATCCGTGATATGAAGAAATCTGAAATTCGCTTCAGCATCGCCCTCGACGATCAGAAGGTCCCCGAGGCCATCAGCTGGTCGGCTACTGATGCAGGCCCCGATATTCACTTTGCCAAGGCCATCAACATTGCCCTGTGGGACCGGGACGAACGCGGCACCATGAAGATTGACCTCTGGACCAAGGAAATGCCGGTGGACGAAATGAAGCGCTTTTACGTGGATACGATGGGCGCCATGGCAGAAAGCATCATCACGGCCACCAACGACTCCGTGATGGCTACCAAGATGCGCGACCTGTGCCGCCAGCTCATGGACCACATTGAGGAGGAAGAGCGCAAGCAACGCTAGTACTTAACTTGCACGAAAAAATCCCGCCAGATGTATCTGGCGGGATTTCTTTATGAATTATAGAGTAAGCTTACTGACGGCTGCGGGTAGCGGGAGCGGCAGACTTGGCCGGGCCAATGGTAGCGCCGTTGCTGCTAGCCGGAAGCGGGTTCTGCACTGAGTTGACAAAGATGGCATTAGCAGCTTTGCCATAATTCATGCTGAACTGATTGTAAGAAGGGCGCGCATCGTAGTAGCTGCTGTACTGGTCGGTGCTGAGCACGGCCTGCAACTCCTTGTCACGCTCTTTACATACGGCGTCGCATTGCTGCTTAATGAGCTTGTCGTTGCCGGCGTTCTTCTGGGTAATAGCGGCGATTTTTGCCTGCTTGTCCTCGTTAATGGCTTGCAGACGGGTTTTCTGGTAGCCATTCAGGCGCAACTCACGTGCCATTTGGTCTGAGAGCTGGCGGGCGTGGGCCTGGATAGGGTTAAGACGGGCGGAAGCTTGGCTTGGTTTATCCTGCGGGGCCGGAGTGGCAGGCTTCTGTTGGGCGGTGGCCCCAAGCGAAGCAAGCACCAGGGCAGTCGCGGCAGCAAGTTTCTTTTTCATCGGGGAAAAGATATCGTGAACAAGTCAGATCCAAATAAAACAGCACGTTTCATCCGTTGCGAAACCTCCTGTTGTATCCTTTCTTAACGAAAAATTGTGCCAGGGAGTTTACTCTGATAAGGATTAGCGCCTGAAAGCGCATAAAAAACTGCCATTCCAGGCAAAACGGAAAACTGGGATTGACCTCACTCGGTAAACCCAGATTTTCCGTTTTGCCTGGAATGGCAGCGCTATTTGCGCGTCGGAAACGCTAAAACTTGTTTTTCCACATCATCGACTCCACGGGCTTCACTGTGCGGTCGTTGTACTTGGCATTGGCCTTACGATTATAGAACGTTTCAACGTTGCCCTGCACGGCAAAGTAAATGAGCTGCCCCACGGGCATCAAATGGTATATGCGCACCGGCATAGAAACGCTGATTTCCAGGGTCCAGGTATTGCAGAACCCAATATCACCCTTGCCCGCCGTAGCGTGAATATCGATGCCCAGGCGACCAACGCTGCTCTTGCCTTCCAGAAATGGGACGTGGGCGTGGCTCTCGGTGTACTCCTCGGTTACGCCCAGGTACAGCGTGCCGGGCTGAAGCACAAAGCCCTCCTCCGGAATTTCAAAAACGTCGATTTCGTTGTGTTTGCGGGCATCCAGCACGGTGTCGCGGTAGGTAGCCAGGTAGCGGCCCAGGTGCACATCGTAGGAGTTGGTGCCCAAACAACCCCGGTCGTAGGGCTCAATAACGATGTTGCCTCGCTCAATTTCGGCGAGAATCTGCTGGTCGGTGAGGATCATGAAGTCAAGTAAAAATGAAGAATCAAGAATTGAGGAGTCGGATGCCGCTGCCAAT of Hymenobacter sublimis contains these proteins:
- the dcd gene encoding dCTP deaminase, which encodes MILTDQQILAEIERGNIVIEPYDRGCLGTNSYDVHLGRYLATYRDTVLDARKHNEIDVFEIPEEGFVLQPGTLYLGVTEEYTESHAHVPFLEGKSSVGRLGIDIHATAGKGDIGFCNTWTLEISVSMPVRIYHLMPVGQLIYFAVQGNVETFYNRKANAKYNDRTVKPVESMMWKNKF
- the gldC gene encoding gliding motility protein GldC, encoding MKKSEIRFSIALDDQKVPEAISWSATDAGPDIHFAKAINIALWDRDERGTMKIDLWTKEMPVDEMKRFYVDTMGAMAESIITATNDSVMATKMRDLCRQLMDHIEEEERKQR